A stretch of DNA from Euwallacea fornicatus isolate EFF26 chromosome 26, ASM4011564v1, whole genome shotgun sequence:
TGTGCGAACTTTTTTTGGTAAACAGGGACTAGTAGGTACCTTTTCCTTCAGGTTTGAAGCACTTGCGAGATCGGGAAAAAGTCGAAACCAAGAAGGGTCAGGCAGATAAGATTTGGAAGGGACGAGAAGCGCTCGTgtggtagcgaattcgttggttttgccctttctatttttgctattaaaagaaaacaaatactttatatcatcatggaaaatctCCCTAATGATGATCtgacatatatatacagggtgttctcaAAGTTGAGTCATCTCTCGTAAAGAGAAGTCAGtttaccaaaaattgtttatataaaagttgcagaataaaacaataattaacaattatttaaaaaaattgaaatttaaaagctttaacgcaaatcttatttttgtcgtttttgacTGTTGCgttgtaaaaacattttggtaGTGAACAATTGGTTGTTTACTACTGATACTGGGTgtgcctttttttttgttctgcgATTTTCAGTGAAAGATTCGATTTGACCAGTGCtaaataaattctaattttaatcGGCTGACAGAGGAACATTATTTAGGCTTTCTTCAAAACAATCTACCAGACTTATCAGAAGATGTTCGTTTAAATGTGAAAGAGAATATGTTGTTTCAACATGATGGAGCTCCACCACATACGAGAAGTTCGCGAACACTTAAATAATTAGTTTCTTAATAGATAGATAGAACGGAATGAACCCATATCTTGGCCTGCACGTTCCCCAGATCTAACGCCgtgcgatttttttcaatagggCTATTTAAAACAGTTAGTTTATCACGATGGAGAAGTAAATAATGTGGAAGAACTATAACAGAGCATTGAAAATGCTTGTTGTGTAATTCATGGATATcgggattttatttttgatgcaTGTAGGCACTCACGGGCACGCCGAGCAAGACTTTGCATTAACAATGATGATAATTTTGAACAGTTTGTAGAACAGAGCATATGAGCAtggcataatttttaatttttattgcgacTTAGAGCTCACaatctaatattatttaactcttttatgctgtaacttttatataaacaatttttggtaaaCCAACTTGTCTTTACGAGTCCTATCAGctcttaaaataaatgattcaACTTTaagaacactctgtataatgaTGTATAAAAATTTCCCAGTTTCAATAGTGTAGGGGACTAAACTTCTCCAGCTATTTGGGATCAAGGGCAGTGGTTTGTATTTTCCTAACTTAGCACAGTTTTgaggttttcaaaaatgaataaattttttttttatattcaaaaattattttatttcataccaTCATGCATCTTTCGAAACAAAGATATTAAAgtgcaaaaaacatttttgtagtTCAAATAATTTGCAGATCATAGCTCTTAAATGAGTTCCAATCCACTCAAACATAATCCAAGcatagatttttaaatctgttCTTAATAAATAGTGATTTTGCTGATCTTTGAGGAAGCTTGAACGTCCAATTGTACATTCAAGCAATAACCGTTTTCGAATCGTCAGAAACAGTCACACACATGATCAAGACATCCACaacggatatttttttattttttctgaatatttcgAATCACTTTTTCTCCCTGTTGGAATGGAATTAATGTCGACTGTAtcgtgaaatatttttcgttatATTAAACACGTGAATTGCCTTGGCAACATCTGTGTAACTACATTACTACTATTGGTCCTGCGCTACCTATTTCAGTTAGCAAGCTAAGTAttagttaattattaaatactgATATGGTAAACGAGTGTATTTGTTGCTACTTAATGTTTCTATTTAGATAAAATCAGAGAAGTTAAACCagtaagaaagaaaaataaaaaacttgctacaactttatttctttaaaacttgTTGTCTaggaatttaaatataatttgaataatatggcagcattttatgaaatatgcaATGAGGAAATACCGGATATCAGTGTTGGAATAATTTCAACTGTCAAGTTCCTCCCAGTCTTATATACTTTATCCCGATGAGCATACGGTAAACCGGAATTACCGCCAATATATGAGGTAATGTCATCCTATCATTTATTCTTGAGAttccaatatttcttttaaactttgttttaatattgcaTTAAGTAGGATTTCCttctaaaacattttatttttctattaaatcataaatatttttacgatatttaaaatttggttaGGGAGTCAACATTCCTTCAGATTCCTTAACTGCTTAATATCCCGTAAAGATTCTTCaacaaatacattaaaatctAAACGATTAAAACTGATGATGGTGATCTCACCTGCTGCAGTTATTTGATGACCTGGCGATGTCATGGTTTGAGGTTGAGGGGCTCGTCTAATGAGGCCATTGTAAGGTGTGGGCAAACTCTCGTCTATAACTGTAACTTCTGcctataaaatatcaaaatatttaatatcaaaaacaaaaaaaagcatacCACTTACTGTTTCTTGCCCTTCGTCCTCTTCTTCTGTCTTCTCAATTATTCTACACCTTTCATATTTCTCAACTACCACCTTAATGTCTTCTACAATAAGTTTCCACATAGTTTCGTCGCTATGTTCTGTTGATGCTTTGGGATTCGCTAAAAGCCTTAAGCTATGTAAACTACTTAGTACACTAGCTAAGGCATTCTCGatagaacttttttcttttttgtatgATTCAGACTTTGATTTTTGCACTAATATTTCAGACTGGAGTCTATCCATTTCACCGGATTTCCTTTAATATGAGAATGTTTTAATACATattataatttagaaaaatactcACTTTTCAGCTTCTCTAGACTCTGAGTATTTATACCCCTCGAGTTTAAATCTCAACGTTTCCATATTGTTCTCAATGCTCTTTTTCTCAGTTTCCAATTGATCCCTCAATTCGTTCAACCGCTTCTCTGTCTCCTTTTGGCCCTGAAAGCGCTCGAGAACTTCTTGGGTAGTCGTTCCTccttaaatttgttattgaagTATCTCCAagcaaattcaataaaaatgcataCCAGTGGCCCTTTTCAAGAACTCAAGCTCTTGAGCTTTGTTTTCTACAGGATGTGGCGGTGTTACCGATGCACTATCGTCCTCAACATCTGCTTCTACACCTTCTGGTTCTTGCCTCACAGAGAGTTTACCAGTTATAAACAAACGTCTTTCTAATTTCTCAAGTTCGCTCTGGGCACGCGTTGATTTGCCATTAATTCAGATTAAAGCAAAATGGTTTAGGCTAAATGAGTAAATAAATACCTTTCGTTCATTAACAAGACGGCGGCCTTCAGTGGCCGCCAATTCCCTTTCATTCGCCCCAGATGACGCCAGCTTTTCTTCCTTCAAGAGGTTTCCTCTTGCTCTCCCCTTACGCCTCATGGCTTCCTCCAAGATCTgcaaaattactatttatttaagaacagatccaaaaatttatatttggatTGTGTTTGACTGGACTGGAATTAATTTAAGAACTGTGATTTGTAAAgtatttgaattgcaaaaatgttttatgcattttgatatttcagttttgaaaGATATTTAATGATATGGAacgaaatcattttttttaattgataaaagaacattttattgacttttgaaaaattaaaaattgtgctaaaatatgaaaattcaaatttcttttgtCAATCCAAATAGCTCGCATAATTTAGCCCCCTATACtattgaaaattctaaatttttatattccattattctaaaaatttccCCAAAACCACCCGCAGACTACAAGCAGACAACATTTTTAAGAATatccttttaaaaaatataatttacatttttggcCTACCCTGTATGTGTACaaataaatgg
This window harbors:
- the CCDC151 gene encoding outer dynein arm-docking complex subunit 3 isoform X2, with the translated sequence MNEEDALKLNKLNKKILEIKRKIQLSEGQRRALFEDCEAERKSNVDEILFLKKEVSKLVVVLHESVSHVAKNRLQNSRLEEILGPLSDKVTCNEAKEILDLQIIDLCKKLDLLRYKIRKRRNYIVQLGEEYEKLVSKQEKKELELKVDKPVSKILEEAMRRKGRARGNLLKEEKLASSGANERELAATEGRRLVNERKSELEKLERRLFITGKLSVRQEPEGVEADVEDDSASVTPPHPVENKAQELEFLKRATGGTTTQEVLERFQGQKETEKRLNELRDQLETEKKSIENNMETLRFKLEGYKYSESREAEKKSGEMDRLQSEILVQKSKSESYKKEKSSIENALASVLSSLHSLRLLANPKASTEHSDETMWKLIVEDIKVVVEKYERCRIIEKTEEEDEGQETAEVTVIDESLPTPYNGLIRRAPQPQTMTSPGHQITAAGSDEEEEVPSRSFLKRQAQLVIDAKSRRRNLRIQLPKRN
- the CCDC151 gene encoding outer dynein arm-docking complex subunit 3 isoform X1; the protein is MNEEDALKLNKLNKKILEIKRKIQLSEGQRRALFEDCEAERKSNVDEILFLKKEVSKLVVVLHESVSHVAKNRLQNSRLEEILGPLSDKVTCNEAKEILDLQIIDLCKKLDLLRYKIRKRRNYIVQLGEEYEKLVSKQEKKELELKVDKPVSKSSQELQNNIHAVEVQIREAVHIKNKYSDIRRSLKNDSAKFESRIKSLEEELQQQSTDVNNLQKILEEAMRRKGRARGNLLKEEKLASSGANERELAATEGRRLVNERKSELEKLERRLFITGKLSVRQEPEGVEADVEDDSASVTPPHPVENKAQELEFLKRATGGTTTQEVLERFQGQKETEKRLNELRDQLETEKKSIENNMETLRFKLEGYKYSESREAEKKSGEMDRLQSEILVQKSKSESYKKEKSSIENALASVLSSLHSLRLLANPKASTEHSDETMWKLIVEDIKVVVEKYERCRIIEKTEEEDEGQETAEVTVIDESLPTPYNGLIRRAPQPQTMTSPGHQITAAGSDEEEEVPSRSFLKRQAQLVIDAKSRRRNLRIQLPKRN